From the genome of Ignavibacteria bacterium, one region includes:
- a CDS encoding sigma-70 family RNA polymerase sigma factor, translated as MVRITKQYTNRESQSLDKYLQEIGKVDLITPDEEIELAQKIKKGDQLALEKLTKANLRFVVSVAKQYQNQGLSLGDLINEGNLGLIKAAKRFDETRGFKFISYAVWWIRQSILQALAEQSRIVRLPLNRVGALNKIGKAFSNLEQEFEREPSAQELSEELNIPVGEVADTLKISGRHVSMDAPFAQGEDNRLLDVIQNDQQPSPDHGLMKESLKVEIERALSTLTEREAEVIRLYFGLNYEHSLTLEEIGEKFNLTRERVRQIKEKAIRRLRHASRSKALRSYLG; from the coding sequence ATGGTAAGAATAACCAAACAATACACGAATAGAGAAAGTCAGTCACTCGATAAGTATTTACAGGAAATTGGAAAAGTTGATTTAATTACTCCGGACGAAGAAATTGAACTTGCCCAAAAAATCAAAAAAGGTGATCAGCTTGCTCTGGAGAAATTAACCAAAGCAAACCTTCGCTTTGTTGTTTCAGTGGCCAAACAATATCAAAACCAAGGATTATCTCTCGGCGATTTGATCAATGAAGGAAACTTAGGTTTAATAAAAGCTGCAAAGCGATTTGACGAGACTCGTGGGTTTAAGTTTATATCATATGCAGTTTGGTGGATTCGTCAGTCAATTCTACAAGCCCTTGCGGAACAATCAAGAATTGTAAGGTTACCGCTTAACCGAGTCGGAGCTCTAAATAAAATTGGAAAAGCTTTCAGTAATCTCGAGCAAGAATTTGAAAGAGAACCGAGTGCTCAAGAATTATCCGAGGAATTGAATATTCCAGTTGGCGAAGTTGCTGATACGTTAAAAATATCCGGCAGACATGTTTCTATGGATGCTCCTTTTGCTCAGGGAGAAGATAATCGTTTGCTTGACGTTATCCAAAACGATCAACAGCCCTCTCCTGATCATGGATTAATGAAAGAATCATTAAAAGTTGAAATTGAAAGAGCTTTATCTACTTTAACAGAACGTGAAGCAGAAGTGATTAGACTCTATTTCGGACTTAACTATGAGCACTCACTCACATTGGAAGAGATTGGAGAGAAATTCAATCTTACTCGCGAAAGAGTAAGACAAATCAAAGAAAAGGCAATTCGTCGATTGCGGCACGCATCTCGCAGCAAGGCGCTTCGCTCTTATCTTGGATAA
- a CDS encoding ethanolamine utilization protein EutN: MFFAQVIGTVWATKKYPALESFKMQFIQPINGEMKQRGEPIVAIDTVGAGPGEIVMYITASEAVIPLPVDMAPVDASIVGIIDRIDLEKNLEKKK, encoded by the coding sequence AGTGATCGGAACAGTATGGGCAACAAAAAAATATCCTGCACTTGAATCATTCAAAATGCAGTTTATTCAGCCGATAAATGGTGAAATGAAACAACGTGGCGAACCAATTGTTGCAATCGATACAGTCGGCGCTGGACCTGGTGAAATTGTGATGTACATTACTGCATCCGAAGCCGTAATCCCACTGCCAGTGGATATGGCACCAGTAGATGCATCAATAGTTGGAATTATTGATCGAATAGATTTGGAAAAAAATTTGGAGAAGAAAAAGTAA